In Methylobacterium aquaticum, the following are encoded in one genomic region:
- the glgA gene encoding glycogen synthase GlgA, which produces MPSGGSPRDAVEGLRGSLKPRILYATPEMADFVKTGGLGEVAASLPRALRQHYDVRILIPGYRQVVERHPDMTVVAHLAGSAEMPPCDLGLIETGDGLPVYIILNSGLYERDGSPYGDQGVDFPDNDLRFGRLSLAAAELAQGVDPDWRADLLHLNDWQTALAPAYLAWRGLRTPTVLTIHNLAYQGLFPWENLGRLGVPESAFHIDGVEFYGKLSFLKAGLYYSSHVTTVSETYAHEITTPEFGCGLDGLLRTRAHQGRLAGILNGIDESWDPRTDPHLATRFEPDDWKGKRANADAVRTRFGLGVSRGPLFAIVSRLVHQKGVDLTLAAAESIVAEGGQLVVTGQGEPRFEAAFLDLARRHPGAVGVRVGFEETDAHRMFAGSDFLLMPSRFEPCGLAQMYAQRFGSLPIVHRTGGLADTVEDGVTGFLFGEASLKGLSGAIRRAFDTFASKRRLGAMRRNAMAREFGWDRAADSYSSLYTRAVGNGADLMRGRAVA; this is translated from the coding sequence ATGCCGTCCGGCGGCTCCCCGCGGGACGCCGTCGAGGGTCTGCGCGGCTCGCTCAAGCCGCGGATCCTCTACGCGACGCCCGAGATGGCGGATTTCGTGAAGACCGGCGGCCTTGGCGAGGTCGCGGCCTCCCTGCCCCGGGCCCTGCGCCAGCATTACGACGTCCGCATCCTGATCCCCGGCTACCGCCAGGTCGTCGAGCGCCACCCCGACATGACCGTGGTGGCCCATCTCGCCGGCAGCGCCGAGATGCCCCCCTGCGACCTCGGCTTGATCGAGACCGGCGACGGCCTGCCGGTCTACATCATCCTGAATTCCGGCCTCTACGAGCGCGACGGCTCGCCCTACGGCGACCAGGGCGTCGACTTCCCGGACAACGACCTGCGCTTCGGCCGCCTCAGCCTCGCGGCCGCCGAACTGGCGCAGGGCGTCGATCCGGACTGGCGCGCCGACCTGCTGCATCTCAACGACTGGCAGACGGCCCTGGCGCCGGCCTACCTGGCCTGGCGGGGCCTGCGCACGCCGACCGTGCTCACCATCCACAACCTCGCTTATCAGGGCCTGTTCCCGTGGGAGAATCTCGGCCGCCTCGGCGTGCCGGAGAGCGCCTTCCACATCGACGGGGTCGAGTTCTACGGCAAGCTGTCCTTCCTCAAGGCGGGCCTGTACTATTCCTCGCACGTCACCACCGTGAGCGAGACCTACGCCCACGAGATCACGACGCCGGAATTCGGCTGCGGCCTCGACGGCCTGCTGCGCACCCGCGCCCATCAGGGCCGGCTCGCCGGCATCCTCAACGGCATCGACGAGAGCTGGGATCCCCGCACCGATCCCCACCTTGCCACCCGGTTCGAGCCCGACGACTGGAAGGGCAAGCGCGCCAATGCCGACGCGGTGCGGACTCGCTTCGGGCTCGGCGTCTCGCGCGGGCCGCTCTTCGCCATCGTGTCGCGCCTCGTGCACCAGAAGGGCGTCGACCTGACGCTGGCCGCCGCCGAGTCGATCGTCGCCGAGGGCGGCCAGCTCGTGGTGACCGGCCAGGGCGAGCCGCGCTTCGAGGCCGCCTTCCTCGATCTCGCCCGGCGCCATCCCGGCGCGGTCGGGGTGCGGGTCGGCTTCGAGGAGACCGACGCCCACCGGATGTTCGCCGGCAGCGACTTCCTGCTGATGCCGTCGCGCTTCGAGCCCTGCGGCCTTGCCCAGATGTACGCCCAGCGCTTCGGCTCGCTGCCGATCGTCCACCGCACCGGGGGGCTGGCCGACACCGTCGAGGACGGCGTCACCGGCTTCCTGTTCGGCGAGGCCTCGCTCAAGGGCCTGAGCGGCGCGATCCGCCGCGCCTTCGACACCTTCGCGTCGAAGCGGCGCCTCGGCGCCATGCGGCGCAACGCCATGGCCCGTGAGTTCGGCTGGGACCGGGCCGCCGACAGCTATTCCTCGCTCTATACCCGGGCGGTCGGCAACGGGGCCGATCTGATGCGCGGGCGCGCGGTGGCCTGA
- a CDS encoding ArsR/SmtB family transcription factor: protein MRPLSPEQVTDVAEVFRLLGEPNRLRIVLACLETACTVGEIGEALGLSQSLTSHHLRLLRTARILRAVRHGRNVAYAIDDDHVRDVLRNMVAHLTEPHEHGHPHHDHDEEPDP from the coding sequence GTGCGGCCCCTGTCGCCCGAGCAGGTCACGGATGTGGCGGAGGTCTTCCGGCTCCTCGGCGAGCCGAACCGCCTGCGCATCGTGCTGGCCTGCCTGGAGACGGCGTGCACCGTCGGCGAGATCGGCGAGGCCCTCGGCCTGTCGCAATCGCTGACCTCGCATCACCTGCGCCTGCTGCGCACCGCCCGCATCCTGCGCGCAGTGCGCCACGGCCGGAACGTCGCCTACGCGATCGACGACGATCACGTGCGCGACGTGCTGCGCAACATGGTCGCCCACCTCACCGAGCCGCACGAGCACGGCCACCCCCATCACGACCACGACGAGGAACCGGATCCATGA
- a CDS encoding alpha-amylase family glycosyl hydrolase, translated as MTEDAKPATLLAGELWWKAGLVYQVYPRSFQDTNGDGVGDLRGITARLDYLAWLGVDAVWLSPVCRSPMADYGYDVSDYCDIDPLFGTLADFDALVAEAHRRRLRVIMDFVPNHTSQEHPWFREARASRDSAKRDWYIWRDPGPDGGPPNNWISNFGGPAWTLDPATGQYYYHAFLREQPDLNWRNPQVRAAMMDVLRFWLDRGVDGFRVDVIWHLMKDEALRDNPVNPDYVAGEPEINRLLQIHSADQPEVMDVIAEMRAVLEEYEARVLIGEIYLPLERLVAYYGTDLSGAHLPFNFQLIQTPWHAESVARLIAEYEAALPVGGWPNWVLGNHDQPRIAARVGDAQARVAAVLLLTLRGTPTLYYGDEIGLGRVPIPLERVRDPWEHNEPGRGRDPERTPMQWAPGPQAGFSTVEPWLPLDPQAQTRNVETLRDDPTSILTLHRRLIALRREHPALGIGAYRAVSASGDVLVYERLHGDEVIRVALNFGHEACTTEAPSDCDWEVLLSSAGGRRGEGPQDGHFALAADEALVLLRHAPAAGGRSRALPA; from the coding sequence ATGACCGAGGACGCGAAGCCCGCAACCCTGCTGGCCGGCGAGCTGTGGTGGAAGGCGGGCCTCGTCTACCAGGTCTATCCGCGCTCGTTCCAGGACACGAACGGCGACGGCGTCGGCGACCTTCGGGGCATCACGGCACGGCTCGACTACCTGGCCTGGCTCGGGGTCGATGCGGTGTGGCTGTCGCCGGTCTGCCGCTCGCCGATGGCCGATTACGGCTACGACGTCTCGGATTACTGCGACATCGACCCGCTCTTCGGCACGCTCGCCGATTTCGACGCGCTCGTGGCGGAGGCGCATCGCCGCCGCCTGCGGGTGATCATGGATTTCGTGCCGAACCACACCTCGCAGGAGCATCCGTGGTTCCGCGAGGCCAGGGCCTCGCGCGACAGCGCGAAGCGCGACTGGTACATCTGGCGCGATCCCGGCCCCGACGGCGGTCCGCCGAACAACTGGATCAGCAATTTCGGCGGCCCGGCCTGGACCCTCGATCCGGCGACCGGGCAATACTACTACCACGCCTTCCTGCGCGAGCAGCCGGACCTGAACTGGCGCAACCCGCAGGTGCGCGCCGCGATGATGGACGTGCTGCGCTTCTGGCTCGACCGCGGCGTCGACGGGTTCCGGGTCGACGTGATCTGGCACCTGATGAAGGACGAGGCGCTTCGCGACAACCCGGTCAACCCGGATTACGTCGCCGGCGAGCCCGAGATCAACCGCCTGCTCCAGATCCATTCCGCCGACCAGCCCGAGGTGATGGATGTCATCGCCGAGATGCGGGCGGTGCTGGAGGAATACGAGGCACGGGTGCTGATCGGCGAGATCTACCTGCCGCTGGAACGGCTGGTCGCCTATTACGGCACCGACCTGTCGGGGGCGCATCTGCCGTTCAATTTCCAGCTGATCCAGACGCCCTGGCATGCCGAATCGGTGGCGCGGCTCATCGCCGAGTACGAGGCGGCCCTGCCCGTGGGCGGATGGCCGAACTGGGTGCTCGGCAACCACGACCAGCCCCGCATCGCCGCCCGGGTCGGCGATGCGCAGGCCCGGGTGGCGGCCGTGCTGCTCCTGACCCTGCGGGGCACGCCGACGCTGTATTACGGCGACGAGATCGGCTTGGGCCGGGTGCCGATCCCGCTGGAGCGCGTGCGCGACCCCTGGGAGCACAACGAGCCGGGTCGCGGCCGCGACCCGGAACGCACCCCGATGCAGTGGGCGCCCGGGCCGCAGGCCGGCTTCTCCACCGTCGAGCCCTGGCTGCCCCTCGATCCCCAGGCCCAGACCCGCAACGTCGAGACCCTGCGCGACGACCCGACCTCGATCCTGACGCTGCACCGCCGCCTGATCGCGCTGCGACGCGAGCACCCGGCCCTCGGCATCGGCGCCTACCGGGCGGTGTCGGCCTCGGGAGACGTCCTCGTCTACGAGCGCCTGCACGGCGACGAGGTGATCCGGGTCGCGCTCAATTTCGGGCACGAGGCTTGCACGACCGAGGCGCCGTCCGACTGCGACTGGGAGGTGCTGCTGTCGAGTGCCGGCGGACGGCGCGGCGAGGGCCCGCAGGACGGGCATTTCGCACTTGCGGCAGACGAGGCCCTGGTGCTGCTCCGGCACGCGCCGGCGGCCGGCGGCCGCAGCCGGGCTTTACCCGCCTAA
- a CDS encoding metallothionein has translation MTSPTNETVKCACEDCVCEVSAAKAVSRDGKAFCCEECAEGHPHHAGCDHAGCACHG, from the coding sequence ATGACCAGCCCGACCAACGAGACCGTGAAGTGCGCCTGCGAGGATTGCGTCTGCGAGGTGTCCGCGGCGAAGGCCGTGTCCCGTGACGGCAAGGCCTTCTGCTGCGAGGAATGCGCCGAGGGCCATCCCCACCATGCCGGCTGCGACCACGCCGGCTGCGCCTGCCACGGCTGA